A segment of the Bactrocera neohumeralis isolate Rockhampton chromosome 3, APGP_CSIRO_Bneo_wtdbg2-racon-allhic-juicebox.fasta_v2, whole genome shotgun sequence genome:
ttttcactcatgttcgattttatttcgtgttttattcacgccattgtaaatttccgaaaatgttgttacgttattttgcatttcaggtgacgatatactctagcacctttttttaaatgttgttgGTGTGAGCCATGCTGTCCATTCAAACAACGACCATAAATCTGGGATCACTTCTAAGACTTTGCAGAGTGTAAAAAATTGGGTATGGTCCTTATGTACTAGATGCTGCCAAAAAGGTCGGTCAAAGTCTTCAAAACTGTGGCTATAATTATTGGACAATTCCTTTACATCAGAAAACCGTTTTTTACAAAGAAGTATTCCAGTCTCCTCAAATGTTTCTCGTATAGCTGTTATACGCAATGAAAACTCTCTGGTTATCaaataaaactatattaaaCCAAGTCATTTTTAAACGCATTAGTGTTTACCTTTGAATTTGACCCTTCAGTTGATTAGTAAATATAGCAGGCCGCGGTGAATtacattgaaataaatttaggtTTGTTCTTTGGCCAAAGCTCTTGATATAACTGAGCCACAACGGTGAAGCGTCACCTACTTCATGTACTCCTCCAGGAAAAACGGCAGAGTTAGGATAGAATGTTGACTTTTCAGCACGATTAAATAATAACACCTGAAAATTGTTTAtgtaaaatagaataaaattaagaattttctaCACTTACTCGGTAATCGCAACCAAAATCTTTTATGTTTTGATCCTTCaccaaaataattaaacttgCCGACTCTCTCCATTTAGTTGCTATTCTTTCTGTTATTGGCATTTgcttatcat
Coding sequences within it:
- the LOC126753458 gene encoding acyl-coenzyme A diphosphatase NUDT19-like isoform X1, whose product is MPITERIATKWRESASLIILVKDQNIKDFGCDYRVLLFNRAEKSTFYPNSAVFPGGVHEVGDASPLWLSYIKSFGQRTNLNLFQCNSPRPAIFTNQLKGQIQREFSLRITAIRETFEETGILLCKKRFSDVKELSNNYSHSFEDFDRPFWQHLVHKDHTQFFTLCKVLEVIPDLWSLFEWTAWLTPTTFKKRFETGFYLVAMENIPDVILESNEAASFSWKTPKEFIKDYFDQKLYLPPPQLYELSRLLNFPHLDELINFARVRSSKGVTLMLPVIKKCADGTVSLMPGDDLYSSNTDETNQKNTETITIEQYRSEVKNLHRIEYFNNGRFFIQLNRSLTDGHLPPVNNNI